A genomic window from Pocillopora verrucosa isolate sample1 chromosome 7, ASM3666991v2, whole genome shotgun sequence includes:
- the LOC136282221 gene encoding legumain-like produces MLAGLLILSLSFLAASAETGKHWALIVAGSNGWYNYRHQADTCHAYQILHKNGIPDENIVVMMYDDIANNPSNPTPGIIINKPNGDDVYKGVPKDYTKEDVTPDNFLNILKGWANYDHVFVYFTDHGSTGLIAFPSDALMVHDLIAALDEMYENKKFSKDFVSDVLDDFQGDGMGSVSGKSPEEYRGEPITDAIPSPDVELNILHHRLKDSASLAERQEIAREIEELLEREEGVRKTMESIVEQCTSSEEQKTRVLKTRADPEDFDCYKQAVKTFSKTCYNLGQNDHALRHVYALSNLCEENIPTEM; encoded by the exons ATGTTGGCAGGACTGCTTATCCTCAGTCTTTCATTCCTCGCTGCCTCAGCAGAAACTGGAAAGCACTGGGCTCTGATTGTAGCTGGATCCAACGGATGGTACAATTACAGGCACCAG GCTGATACATGCCATGCCTACCAGATTCTCCACAAAAATGGTATTCCTGACGAAAACATTGTAGTCATGATGTATGATGACATTGCCAATAATCCCTC GAATCCAACACCTGGCATCATTATAAACAAG CCAAATGGAGACGATGTGTACAAGGGTGTTCCAAAAGACTACACAAAGGAG GATGTGACACCAGATAACTTCTTGAACATTCTGAAAGGG TGGGCCAATTATGaccatgtttttgtttatttcactgatCATGGATCTACTGGACTCATTGCATTTCCAAGTGATGCG ttgaTGGTACATGACTTAATAGCTGCCCTGGATGAGATGtatgaaaacaagaaattcagcAAG GATTTTGTTAGTGATGTCCTGGACGACTTCCAAGGTGACGGGATGGGAAGTGTTTCCGGAAAATCTCCGGAGGAGTATCGTGGGGAACCAATT ACCGATGCCATTCCTTCACCAGATGTCGAGCTGAATATCCTTCACCATCGCCTAAAGGATAGCGCGAGCCTGGCCGAAAGACAAGAAATCGCTCGTGAAATCGAAGAGTTGCTTGAG CGGGAGGAAGGTGTCAGAAAAACAATGGAATCGATTGTGGAGCAGTGTACCTCCTCTGAGGAGCAGAAGACTCGGGTCCTGAAGACTCGTGCTGATCCGGAAGACTTTGACTGTTATAAGCAGGCTGTCAAAACTTTCTCAAAGACCTGTTACAATCTGGGACAG AATGACCACGCCCTGCGTCACGTGTATGCCCTCTCTAACTTGTGCGAAGAAAACATTCCAACTGAAATGTGA